The Triticum aestivum cultivar Chinese Spring chromosome 7B, IWGSC CS RefSeq v2.1, whole genome shotgun sequence genome window below encodes:
- the LOC123160877 gene encoding uncharacterized protein, with translation MATSSKDMPSPLTEIPAHLLVEIFLRLPTAEDLARASAACVSFRRLTTDGSFLRSFRRLHAPPLLGFLDYGRFRPALPPHPSAPAARALALAADFYFSFIDSYCHWTVQDSRDGRVLLDRDLRQHEQPPVFKDLAVCDPLHRRYVLLPPVPHGLDASLEPLFPMVSEAQCKAFLDPLGEEEIAAGETTFRVILMANCKTSLAAFIFSSNTGQWQAAASKGWSDLALGKHDMAEMSWVHPFILRRHYAYGCFYWDWVEFGRKKLLLLDTRKMEFSIADLPPGEWNKEGLAIVEAGEGRLGMFGFHGEATSNLIYTVARNTGKSPRQWQVKKTFLLDSGYKYRIRDATQRRCRFRGFMRNRIIVCMRHTHISTFHHHCCLQGEYEVIWWSRHQISFLSSKRQAWGCDRCEHLPFRQDGT, from the exons ATGGCGACCAGCAGCAAGGATATGCCGTCGCCTCTGACGGAGATCCCCGCCCACCTCCTGGTGGAGATCTTCCTCCGGCTGCCCACCGCGGAAGACctcgcccgcgcctccgccgcctgtGTCTCCTTCCGCCGACTCACCACCGACGGCTCCTTCCTCCGCAGCTTCCGCCGCCTCCACGCACCACCACTCCTCGGATTCCTCGACTACGGCAGATTCCGTCCCGCTCTGCCGCCGCACCCATCCGCGCCGGCAGCCCGCGCGCTCGCCCTCGCCGCCGACTTCTACTTCTCCTTCATCGACTCCTACTGCCACTGGACCGTGCAGGACTCCCGCGACGGCCGCGTCCTCCTCGACCGCGACCTCCGACAACATGAGCAGCCCCCGGTTTTCAAAGATCTCGCGGTGTGCGACCCCTTGCACCGCCGCTACGTCCTGCTCCCCCCGGTACCTCACGGCCTAGACGCCTCGCTTGAGCCCCTGTTCCCCATGGTAAGCGAGGCCCAGTGCAAGGCTTTCCTGGATCCCCTCGGCGAGGAGGAGATAGCGGCGGGAGAGACAACATTCAGAGTGATATTGATGGCGAATTGCAAAACTAGTCTGGCTGCCTTCATCTTCTCTTCAAACACAGGACAATGGCAAGCCGCTGCATCCAAGGGTTGGAGCGATTTGGCCCTTGGCAAGCACGACATGGCTGAGATGTCATGGGTCCACCCTTTTATTCTCAGGCGCCATTATGCTTACGGCTGCTTCTACTGGGACTGGGTGGAATTCGGGAGGAAAAAGTTACTCTTGCTTGACACCAGGAAGATGGAGTTCTCCATTGCTGACCTCCCGCCCGGAGAATGGAACAAGGAAGGTTTAGCCATTGTGGAGGCAGGGGAAGGCAGGCTTGGGATGTTTGGTTTCCATGGTGAAGCTACATCCAATCTCATCTATACCGTTGCACGAAACACAGGCAAGAGTCCCAGGCAGTGGCAGGTCAAGAAGACATTCCTACTAGATTCTGGGTACAAATATCGTATCAGAGATGCAACACAGAG ACGTTGCAGATTCAGAGGGTTTATGAGAAACAGAATTATCGTTTGCATGAGACATACCCATATATCAACTTTCCACCATCATTGCTGTCTTCAAGGAGAATATGAAGTG ATTTGGTGGAGTCGTCATCAGATCAGCTTTCTGAGTTCAAAGCGACAAGCGTGGGGTTGTGACAGATGTGAACACCTACCTTTCAGACAAGATGGCACATGA
- the LOC123160876 gene encoding putative disease resistance protein RGA3, with amino-acid sequence MADPVSITAAVGWGVTAVGWLASPIIPRLLNKAFTVLDFNATEKLKIVDMQVLQLQRVMEVVDESTYRARLEPLLDKLRSALYEAEDILDDVEYQRLKKQTQDAKSSGSKMDSLKKTLRSAMPRSLLKDKESGMSKVELKKSLEKIESAINDACEVLKQLNLPGGHNDDGRRAVATNSRRAVTTAAPPIGVIGRDKDRDKIIAMLHEMEDHCQANTVSDKCYSVIGIHGMAGSGKSTLAQCVYDHEKKCRKDKMEGHFDIVMWIHVSQKFDLDTIFREMFEGATGEECPKFNSRNVLKEKLEDELRGKQILLVLDDVWYNSRNSGDREELKTLISPLNVGKEGSRILVTSRTEAALVALGAVKERCIPISDLDDEVFLKMFMHYALRDARVSDHDRRILEMIGEDIAKKLKGSPLAARTVGSRLRETQTVEFWRSQKDRDLMKETMGALWWSYQYLDEQVRRCFAYCSIFPRRHKLRRDELVKLWVAEGFIKTSKPEEEMEDVAKNYFDELLSASFLQKVELRDGREVDYFTIHDLLCDLAEEVAGRDCFRIEKGFTGEVPQDVRYLFVGTYDTKILAEKISGLQKLRTLIIGDRIHINSSTACKVFAGMFTKLTELRKLRVLKINFVGLAHARFSFPDSIGQFKHLRYFAFLVTALVELTLSGAFTKLYHMQVVDFLSCQRLDFSRGADMMNLVNLRSVISWADFDFPNVGRLIWLQTLPFFRIRREQGYEPHQLKHLNKLQGKLAIHGLQNIESKEEALEVNLAGKEKLTELVLCWDDDSCSPEIQAEVLEGLCPSKYLERLEIRNYHSTRLPSWMMGKHNCSPKNLKILELRGWIQLGPAPDLGAFIHLQSLFLSACNWDALPCNMEHLTALKKLDIQSCKNIRSLPTLPKSLEWFQVMGCIWDALPGNMEHLTALKRLDIKSCKNILSLPTLPKSLEEFNVMNCSRDALRGNMEHVTSLKKFEIRSCKNMRSLPTLPKSLDEFIVVGCSFNALPGNIEHITSLRRLNIQSCENMQLLPTLPKSLEEFIILKCSLDALPGNMEHLTALKRLDIKSCKNILSLPTLPKSLEELTVTDCSLNALPGNIECLTSLKTMNIRSCKNIQSLPTLPKSLEEITVKWCSDEFIQSCVTTDDPNWQKIEHIPKKTIKFYSEKGPHES; translated from the exons ATGGCGGACCCGGTTAGCATCACTGCTGCTGTAGGATGGGGCGTAACCGCAGTAGGTTGGCTCGCCTCACCCATCATTCCTAGGCTCCTCAACAAAGCTTTCACCGTCCTGGACTTTAACGCAACGGAGAAGCTGAAGATTGTTGATATGCAAGTTTTACAACTGCAGCGGGTGATGGAAGTAGTCGACGAGAGCACCTACAGGGCTCGCTTGGAGCCACTGTTAGACAAGCTTAGGTCTGCTCTCTACGAGGCCGAAGACATCTTGGATGATGTTGAGTATCAGCGCCTCAAGAAGCAGACCCAAGATGCCAAGTCATCCGGCAGTAAGATGGATTCACTGAAGAAGACTCTTCGGTCTGCCATGCCAAGATCCCTCCTAAAAGATAAG GAGAGTGGTATGTCAAAAGTGGAATTGAAGAAGAGCCTAGAGAAGATAGAAAGTGCTATAAATGATGCATGTGAAGTTTTGAAACAACTGAACTTGCCAGGTGGACATAATGATGATGGGAGGCGAGCTGTTGCTACCAATTCACGCCGTGCAGTCACTACTGCAGCCCCTCCGATAGGAGTAATTGGTCGGGATAAGGATCGTGACAAGATAATCGCAATGCTTCATGAGATGGAAGACCATTGTCAAGCAAATACTGTTAGTGATAAATGCTATTCTGTAATTGGCATTCATGGAATGGCTGGGTCAGGGAAATCAACACTTGCACAGTGTGTTTATGATCATGAGAAAAAGTGTAGGAAAGACAAAATGGAAGGACATTTCGATATTGTCATGTGGATTCATGTTTCTCAGAAATTTGATTTGGATACCATTTTTAGGGAGATGTTTGAGGGGGCTACAGGGGAAGAATGCCCGAAATTCAATAGTCGTAATGTCCTGAAGGAAAAACTGGAGGATGAACTGCGTGGGAAACAGATTTTACTGGTACTGGATGATGTCTGGTACAACAGTAGGAATTCGGGAGACCGTGAAGAACTAAAAACGTTAATTTCTCCTCTGAATGTTGGAAAGGAAGGAAGCAGAATCTTGGTGACAAGTCGAACTGAAGCTGCATTAGTAGCTCTAGGTGCTGTAAAAGAGAGATGTATTCCAATATCTGACTTGGatgatgaagtgttccttaaaatGTTCATGCATTATGCACTTCGGGATGCAAGGGTAAGTGACCATGATAGAAGAATACTTGAAATGATTGGGGAGGACATTGCAAAAAAGCTGAAGGGATCACCTCTAGCAGCCAGAACAGTGGGTTCACGGCTCCGTGAGACACAAACTGTTGAGTTTTGGAGGAGTCAGAAAGATAGGGACCTTATGAAAGAGACaatgggagctctatggtggagctACCAGTATCTTGATGAGCAGGTCAGGCGATGCTTCGCTTACTGCAGTATTTTTCCCAGGCGGCATAAGTTGAGACGTGATGAGCTAGTAAAGTTATGGGTGGCAGAAGGGTTTATAAAGACTAGTAAGCCtgaagaggaaatggaagatgTTGCTAAAAATTATTTTGATGAATTACTGTCGGCCTCATTTCTGCAAAAGGTTGAACTTCGAGATGGACGTGAGGTTGATTACTTTACAATTCATGACCTCCTGTGTGATTTGGCGGAGGAGGTTGCTGGAAGAGATTGCTTCAGGATTGAGAAAGGCTTCACAGGAGAAGTTCCTCAAGATGTTCGCTATCTTTTTGTTGGGACCTATGACACAAAGATCCTTGCTGAGAAGATATCCGGATTGCAAAAATTACGCACTCTCATCATCGGCGACAGGATACATATCAACTCAAGTACTGCGTGCAAAGTCTTTGCGGGTATGTTCACTAAGTTAACCGAGCTGCGGAAATTGCGGGTACTGAAGATAAATTTTGTTGGACTAGCTCATGCTAGGTTCTCATTCCCAGATTCTATTGGTCAGTTCAAGCATCTACGATATTTTGCTTTTTTGGTGACTGCATTGGTCGAGCTAACTTTATCGGGCGCCTTTACCAAGCTTTACCACATGCAGGTGGTAGACTTTCTTTCTTGCCAACGTTTGGATTTTTCTAGAGGTGCAGATATGATGAACCTTGTCAACTTGCGCAGTGTAATCAGCTGGGCAGATTTCGATTTTCCTAACGTGGGCAGGTTGATATGGCTCCAGACGCTACCATTCTTCAGAATAAGGAGGGAACAGGGCTATGAGCCACATCAGCTGAAACACCTAAACAAGCTTCAAGGCAAGCTGGCAATCCATGGTCTGCAGAATATTGAGAGCAAGGAGGAAGCTCTTGAAGTCAATCTTGCTGGCAAGGAAAAACTCACAGAACTGGTACTGTGCTGGGATGATGATAGCTGCAGTCCGGAAATTCAAGCAGAGGTACTTGAGGGTCTTTGCCCATCCAAGTATCTTGAAAGACTAGAAATCCGGAATTATCACAGTACAAGGTTACCGAGTTGGATGATGGGTAAGCATAACTGCAGCCCAAAGAACCTTAAAATACTTGAGCTCCGTGGATGGATCCAACTGGGACCTGCTCCTGACCTTGGGGCTTTCATTCATCTTCAGTCGCTATTTCTTTCTGCCTGCAACTGGGATGCCTTACCATGCAACATGGAGCACCTCACAGCGCTCAAGAAACTGGATATACAGTCATGCAAGAATATACGATCGCTCCCAACACTGCCCAAGTCTCTTGAGTGGTTTCAAGTCATGGGCTGCATATGGGATGCCTTACCAGGCAATATGGAGCACCTCACAGCGCTCAAGAGACTGGATATAAAATCATGCAAGAATATACTGTCGCTTCCAACACTGCCCAAGTCTCTTGAGGAGTTTAACGTCATGAACTGCAGCAGGGATGCCTTACGAGGAAATATGGAGCACGTCACATCGCTCAAGAAATTTGAGATCAGGTCATGCAAGAATATGCGGTCGCTCCCAACACTGCCCAAGTCTCTTGACGAGTTTATAGTTGTGGGCTGCAGCTTCAATGCCTTGCCAGGCAATATTGAGCACATCACATCACTCAGGAGACTGAATATACAGTCATGCGAGAATATGCAGTTGCTTCCAACACTTCCAAAGTCTCTTGAGGAGTTTATCATCTTAAAATGCAGCTTGGATGCCTTACCAGGCAATATGGAGCACCTCACAGCGCTCAAGAGACTGGATATAAAATCATGCAAGAATATACTGTCGCTTCCAACACTGCCCAAGTCTCTTGAGGAGCTTACCGTTACAGACTGCAGTTTGAATGCCTTACCAGGCAATATTGAGTGCCTCACATCACTCAAGACGATGAATATACGGTCATGCAAGAATATACAGTCGCTTCCAACACTGCCCAAGTCCCTTGAGGAGATTACAGTCAAGTGGTGCAGTGACGAGTTCATACAATCTTGTGTAACGACTGATGATCCAAACTGGCAGAAGATTGAGCACATTCCAAAAAAAACAATTAAATTCTATAGTGAAAAAGGTCCACACGAAAG TTGA